One part of the Solanum dulcamara chromosome 8, daSolDulc1.2, whole genome shotgun sequence genome encodes these proteins:
- the LOC129900916 gene encoding probable methyltransferase PMT15 codes for MAGSNPTPYYTPTSKSIPTSNHSSLPLKKPNLFSLIAITFLCSAFYFTGLWQSSSTGAGAGSSVVITTNSLPCFPSKNTSTTASPSRTTTKKLDFTTHHSAATDGGAAVTAPDDAIKIYPLCDTKYSEYTPCEDPERSLKFNRKRLIYRERHCPAKSELLKCRIPAPYGYKNPFKWPASRDIAWYDNVPHKELTVEKAVQNWIRYEGDKFRFPGGGTMFPNGADAYIDDIAKLINLKDGSIRTAIDTGCGVASWGAYLLSRNIIAMSFAPRDSHEAQVQFALERGVPALIGVIASKRLPYPSRAFDMAHCSRCLIPWGEYDGTYLIEVDRVLRPGGFWILSGPPIHWRRHWKGWERTREDLNAEQNKIEQVAKRLCWKKFVEKDDIAIWQKPYNHMKCTSFRKRIKNPPICPAQDPDKAWYTKIETCLTPLPEVAIEEEVAGGRLEKWPKRLHAIPPRISRGTVDGVTEEVFQKDSELWKRRVSYYKSVNNQLGQPGRYRNILDMNAFLGGFAANLVNDPVWVMNIVPVEAKVNTLGVIYERGLIGTYQSWCEAMSTYPRTYDLIHADSVFTLYENRCEMEDIMLELDRILRPEGSVIFRDDVDILIRVKRIADGLNWDSQIVDHEDGPFEREKLFFAVKTYLTAPATQGSQTT; via the exons ATGGCGGGTTCTAACCCAACCCCTTACTATACTCCAACCTCCAAATCCATCCCAACTTCCAACCACTCTTCTTTACCTTTGAAAAAACCCAATCTTTTCTCATTAATTGCCATCACTTTTCTCTGCTCTGCTTTTTACTTCACTGGTTTATGGCAAAGCAGCAGCACCGGCGCCGGCGCCGGAAGCAGTGTCGTCATCACCACCAATTCCCTCCCCTGTTTCCCTTCTAAAAACACCTCCACAACTGCTTCACCTTCAAGAACCACCACCAAGAAACTAGACTTCACCACCCATCACTCGGCCGCCACCGACGGCGGAGCAGCTGTTACTGCACCTGATGACGCAATCAAGATTTACCCACTTTGCGACACCAAGTACAGTGAGTACACCCCATGTGAAGACCCTGAAAGATCATTGAAATTCAATAGAAAAAGATTAATATACAGAGAAAGGCATTGCCCTGCAAAGAGTGAACTTTTGAAATGCCGTATACCTGCACCGTACGGTTACAAGAATCCATTTAAATGGCCTGCTAGTAGAGATATTGCATGGTATGATAATGTTCCACATAAAGAATTGACAGTAGAAAAAGCTGTTCAAAATTGGATTAGATATGAAGGTGATAAATTCAGATTTCCTGGTGGTGGGACTATGTTCCCTAATGGTGCTGATGCTTACATTGATGACATTGCAAAATTGATCAATCTTAAAGATGGTTCCATTAGAACCGCCATTGATACTGGTTGTGGG GTTGCGAGTTGGGGAGCTTATCTTTTGTCAAGAAATATCATAGCCATGTCATTTGCACCTAGGGATTCACATGAAGCACAAGTTCAATTCGCTCTCGAGCGAGGAGTACCTGCTCTAATTGGAGTTATTGCCTCCAAGAGGCTTCCATATCCATCTAGAGCTTTTGACATGGCGCATTGCTCTCGTTGTCTCATTCCATGGGGCGAGTATGATGGCACGTATTTGATTGAAGTTGATAGAGTCCTTAGACCTGGTGGATTTTGGATCCTCTCTGGCCCCCCCATCCACTGGAGAAGACATTGGAAAGGCTGGGAAAGAACTAGGGAAGACCTAAATGCtgaacaaaataaaattgagcAAGTAGCTAAGAGACTCTGCTGGAAAAAGTTTGTTGAGAAGGATGATATTGCAATATGGCAGAAGCCATATAATCATATGAAGTGTACATCATTTCGAAAGAGAATAAAAAATCCACCAATATGCCCTGCCCAAGATCCTGATAAAGCCTG GTATACAAAGATTGAGACTTGCTTAACTCCCTTGCCAGAAGTTGCAATTGAAGAAGAGGTGGCTGGTGGACGATTGGAAAAGTGGCCTAAAAGATTACACGCAATACCACCAAGGATAAGCAGGGGAACTGTAGATGGTGTCACAGAAGAAGTTTTCCAGAAGGATTCAGAGCTATGGAAAAGAAGAGTTTCTTATTACAAGTCAGTGAATAACCAGCTCGGCCAGCCAGGGCGATACAGAAATATCTTAGATATGAATGCATTCCTAGGTGGCTTTGCTGCAAATTTGGTCAATGATCCTGTTTGGGTGATGAATATAGTTCCCGTTGAGGCTAAGGTCAATACACTTGGCGTCATTTATGAACGAGGGCTAATTGGAACATACCAGAGCTG GTGCGAGGCGATGTCAACATACCCAAGAACATATGATCTCATTCATGCTGATTCCGTATTTACCCTCTATGAAAACAG ATGTGAAATGGAAGATATTATGCTAGAATTGGATAGGATATTAAGGCCAGAGGGAAGTGTAATATTCCGAGACGACGTAGATATATTGATCAGAGTGAAAAGGATAGCGGATGGATTGAACTGGGATAGTCAAATTGTTGATCATGAAGATGGACCATTTGAAAGGGAGAAGCTTTTCTTTGCAGTAAAGACATACTTGACAGCTCCAGCTACTCAAGGATCTCAAACTACTTAA
- the LOC129901602 gene encoding uncharacterized protein LOC129901602: MKGQKSPRRSPRIRIVDSTGSDEVNVGPNFGLGISANQSPEEAGGEVNQNFQALHVKKKGGRSKKKTNELSSKSKRKRVDVGSASKKFVDSDDDFEDLPSQFQSKKVKPTVAQEKNPKIRNPLCKNMILPESLYPGLWSFCGCICGVSEQWPGYCKSTTKCRQSLKEVLGLYYENMQ; encoded by the exons ATGAAAGGTCAGAAATCTCCTAGAAGAAGCCCAAGAATTCGAATTGTTGATTCAACCGGCAGTGATGAAGTGAATGTCGGTCCAAATTTTGGTTTGGGAATTTCTGCAAATCAATCTCCAGAAGAAGCTGGTGGTGAGgttaatcaaaatttccaagcattgcatgtgaagaaaaagggcggtagaagtaagaaaaaaacCAATGAATTGAGTTCTAAATCGAAAAGAAAACGAGTTGATGTTGGATCGGCATCTAAGAAATTTGTTGAcagtgatgatgattttgaggattTACCTTCTCAATTTCAGTCAAAGAAAGTGAAACCTACAGTTGCTCaggagaagaatccaaaaattcGAAATCCATTGTGCAAAAATATGATTCTACCGGAGAGTTTATATCCG ggACTGTGGAGTTTTTGTGGCTGCATTTGCGGAGTTAGTGAGCAATGGCCaggatattgcaaatcaacaacTAAGTGCAGACAGTCTCTGAAAGAGGTTTTGGGGCTCTACTATGAGAATATGCAGTGA
- the LOC129900917 gene encoding uncharacterized protein LOC129900917 → MQIQVKCSCGEEKCAEWAILELQGVVEAQPSFKDRLQNLRIGTLCRPTYQETYTFTVGYHELTGTKVPLKKPMLVLKKIKFSTEEEKGDVNSSRVELDVIGVIRQRILFKTRPKALISKPQPTEKGKVSAAVSSMYN, encoded by the exons ATGCAGATTCAGGTAAAATGCAGCTGCGGAGAGGAGAAATGCGCGGAATGGGCAATTCTAGAGCTTCAAGGTGTTGTTGAAGCCCAACCCTCCTTCAAAGATCGACTCCAAAATCTTCGAATTGGCACCCTCTGCCGCCCCACTTATCAG gAAACTTATACATTTACGGTTGGATATCATGAGTTGACTGGAACCAAGGTGCCCTTGAAAAAACCAATGTTAGTattgaagaaaatcaaattTTCCACTGAAGAAGAGAAGGGTGACGTCAATTCATCAAGGGTGGAATTGGACGTTATTGGAGTAATTCGTCAAAGGATTCTTTTTAAAACTAGACCTAAGGCGCTCATATCAA AACCTCAACCTACAGAGAAGGGAAAAGTCAGTGCTGCAGTGTCCTCTATGTACAATTGA